CCCTGGGTACTCCGATCGCCATTCTCGTTCGCAACAAAGATGCGCGATCGCAGGACTATTCTGAAATGGCTCAGGTGTATCGTCCGTCCCACGCCGATGCTACCTATGATGCCAAATATGGCATCCGCAACTGGAAAGGGGGTGGACGTTCTTCGGCACGGGAAACCATTGGCCGGGTGGCAGCTGGGGCGATCGCCAAAAAAGTGTTGCACCAAGTCGCTGGCGTCGAAATTATCGGCTACGTCAAACGCATTAAAGATTTAGAAGGCTCCGTAGACTCCAGCACCGTCACCCTCGAACAGGTTGAAAGCACCATTGTGCGATGTCCCGATGCCGAGTGTGCAGAGCGCATGATCGAATTGATTGAAGAAGTTGGACGCGCTGGGGACTCCATTGGTGGCGTTGTAGAGTGCGTGGCTCGCAACGTACCCAAGGGGATAGGCGTTCCTGTTTTTGACAAACTGGAAGCCGACTTGGCAAAGGGCGTGATGTCCCTACCTGCGAGTAAAGGCTTCGAGATTGGCTCAGGCTTTGCCGGAACCCTGCTGACAGGAAAGGAACACAACGACGAATTCTACACTGACGAGGACGGTAACATCCGCACCGTGACCAATCGCTCTGGCGGTGTCCAGGGGGGGATTTCCAACGGAGAAAATATCATTATCCGCGTGGCGTTTAAGCCGACAGCGACCATCCGACAGGAGCAGAAAACCGTAACCAAGGAGGGCGAAGCAGCGGTGCTGGCCGCACGTGGTCGTCATGATCCGTGCGTTCTACCTAGAG
This DNA window, taken from Synechococcales cyanobacterium T60_A2020_003, encodes the following:
- the aroC gene encoding chorismate synthase, with product MGNTFGHLFRVTTFGESHGGGMGVVIDGCPPRLEISEQEIQFELDRRRPGQSKITTPRKEADECEILSGVFEGKTLGTPIAILVRNKDARSQDYSEMAQVYRPSHADATYDAKYGIRNWKGGGRSSARETIGRVAAGAIAKKVLHQVAGVEIIGYVKRIKDLEGSVDSSTVTLEQVESTIVRCPDAECAERMIELIEEVGRAGDSIGGVVECVARNVPKGIGVPVFDKLEADLAKGVMSLPASKGFEIGSGFAGTLLTGKEHNDEFYTDEDGNIRTVTNRSGGVQGGISNGENIIIRVAFKPTATIRQEQKTVTKEGEAAVLAARGRHDPCVLPRAVPMVEAMMALVLCDHLLRQYGQCKVLDS